CTGGGCACTTTGCAGCCAGGCCGAGTGGGCTATGCCTGCGGCATGGGCATGTACTCGGGCAAATCACCATTCTCGGAAAGGGACAACTCCGCATGGCAACCCACATTCTCCGGATCGAAGGCAGGCACTGCGGCAGTTGCGCACTGCTCATCGACGACACCCTCGAGGACCTGCACAACATGGCCAACACGCACACTTCGATGAAGAAGGGCCGCAGCGCCTGAGATTCCCACGCTTCTCCGGAGACTTTCCATCAGGCTCCGACGAGCTCGGGTTCGATGATATCTGCCTCCTGTCCGTCTGGTCGGTCGTAGTAGGCGCGCTCGTATTCGTCGGATGACAGTCCGCGCAGGCCGGCCTGAATCCTGCGCGGGTTGTACCAACCATCGATGTAGCGGAACAACGCCGCCTCCGCCTCGGCTCTGGTGGCGAATATTATTGCGGGCCGGTAGATAAGCTCGATCTGGGGTGTCGACCGCAGGTTGTCGGCGAGCGCATTGTCGAAGCTGTCCCCGATGCCTCCGGTAGACGGGGCGATGCCCGCGTCGACGAGCCGCTGGGTGAACCGAACCGCCGTAAATTGACGGCCCTTGTCTGTGGAAAATCAACTCCCCGCCCGGACATCGCGGGAGAACAGGGCGCAGTCGAGCGCCGAGAGCACCAGGTCGGTGTCCGCCCGCGGGCCGGATCGCCAGCCGACCACCTTGTTCGGGATCGCGTCGCGCACACTCGCCAACCACAACGCCCCCTCCCGTGAGGATCCGCGTCAGGTCGGCCACCCACTTGGTGTTGGGCGCGGTCGCCCGGCCGCGTCGAGCAACCGGTTGCGTGAGCGTGCCAGCCGCGGATCGGCCTGCTCGTCGGCCGCGGTGAGTGGGTCGGTCGCGGCGGGGTCCGGGGCGGTCATGGACGCGCACTCCTCCGATTCGTGTCGTTCAGCCCTGGGTGTATGTGTGGACTCTATCCCAAGCCCCGACCACTATGATACGAATGGTCTCGTACCGAGACCGTTGGTCTTTAAGTCGGGAGGTGTCCGGTGAACACACCCGGGACGGACACTGTCGAGATCGCCCGGTGGACCAGGGCCCAGTGGTGGATGCTGACGGTGTCGTGCCTGGCGGTGGCGCTGGTGGTCGCGGCCATGGCGGCGTTGTATTCGGCGTTGCCGCAGATCGCGGTCGCGACCGGGGCGACGCAAGCCCAGCTGACCTGGATCGTCGACGGCTACACGCTGGTGCTGGCGTGTCTGGTGCTGCCCGCCGGAGCCATCGGTGACCGTTACGGGCGCCGCGGGGTGTTGGTGGCGGGGCTGGCGGTGTTCTCGGTCGCCTCGGCGCTGCCGCTGCTGCTGGCCGACCCGGTGTGGCTGATCGCGGCGCGCGCGCTGGCCGGTGCGGGCGCGGCGCTGGTGATGCCCTCGACGCTGTCGATCCTGACCGCGGGGTTCGCCCCTGCTCATCGCGGCCGGGCGGTGGGGGTGTGGGCCGGGGTCGCCGGGTCCGGGGCGGTGCTGGGCATCCTCGGTACCGGGTTGCTGCTCGAGCGGTGGTCGTGGCCCTCGGTGTTCGTCGGGTTGACCGTGGCCGGGGTGGTGCTGGGGGGGTTGGCGTGCACCATCGCCGAGTCCCGCCAGCGTGAGCATCCGCCGGTGGACTGGGTGGGCGCGGCGGCGGTGGCCGTCGCGGTCGCGGCGATCGTGTTCGCCGTGATCGAGGTCCCCGCGCGCGGCTGGGCCGACCCGCTCGTCGCCGCCACCGCCGGGGTCGGTGTCCTCGCGACGGTGGTGTTCGTGGTCATCGAGCTGCGGTCCTCGGCACCGCTGCTGGACGTGCGGTTGTTCGCGCGCCGCGGTTTCGGTGCCGGCTCGCTGTCGGTGACCATCCAGTTCCTGGTCACCTTCGGAGTGTTCCTGCTGCTGGTGCAGTACCTGCAGCTGATCCTCGGCTACGGGCCACTGGCCTCGGCACTGGCGTTGGCGCCGATGGTGGTTCCGCTGATCGTGATTTCGGTGATCGCGCCGTGGCTGTCGAGCCTGGTCGGGTTGCGGGTGATGACCGTCACCGGCCTGCTCACCATCGCCGCCGGACTGGTGCTGGTGAGCCGGTTCACCGTCGCCGCGCACTACCCCGACCTGCTGTGGCCGCTACTGATCACGAGCGCGGGCCTGGGATTGTGCACCGCCCCGGCGACCTACGCCATCGTCGCCGACACCCCGGAGGCCAAACACGGGGTCGCCGCCGCGGTCAACGACGCCGCCCGCGAGATCGGCGCCGCGATCGGGATCGCCGTGGCCGGCAGCGTGCTCGCCGCCGGCTATACCCACCACATCCAGCCCGCCCTGCCCCGGCTGCCCGAGCCCGCCCGCGGCCCGGTCGCCGATTCCCTGGCCGCCGCCCTGCAGGTCGCCGACCAGGCCGGACCGGCGGCCCAGCCGCTGGCCGAGTTCGCCAAGGACGCGTTCGTGCACGGCAGCAGCCAGGCCGCGCTCGCGCTGGCCGCCCTCACCGCCGCCGGGGCGATCGTGCTGGCGGTCCTCGCTCCCGGCCCCACCACCCGCCGCTCCCGCACACCACGCCCGCACACGTCCACCCCGTCCCGCTCGAACACCCCCTTCTCGTGAAAGAGGCCCGTCATGACGGCCTATCGCACGATCCTCGTCGACACCGACGGATCCGACCACTCCTACCGCGTGGTCGACCAGGCCGCCGAACTGGCCCACGCCACCCACGCCCGACTCCTGATCAGCTGCGCCCGCCACGACATCGACGAACGCGCCTTCGGCACCGACCTCGACCGGCTCGGGCCCGACGTCTACCGGCTGCGCGGCACCGCCCCCACCGACGCCATCCTGCGCACCGCCCACCAGCACGCCCTCGCCCACGGCGCCACCGACATCGACACCCACATTTTGTCCGAACCCACCCTGCACGCACTGCTGCACCTGGCCGCCACCGCCGCCGCCGACCTCATCGTCACCGGCAACCCCCACCGGTCATCACTGCTGGCCCGGCTGCTGTCCATCCCGCCGATCGAGCTCGCCCGCAAAGCCCACTGCGACATCCTCATCGCCACCCCACCCGGTGACGACACCCACGGGAAGCACCCATGACCGAGGACACACCCAGCACCGGCACACCCAGCACCGGCACACCCGAGACCGCCGGACCCGGACCTTCCGAGGCCGAGGACTGGATCCGCGCCTTCCCTGTGGTCCCACCCGAACACGCCGACCTGCCGCCCCACCACGACCACTGCCTCGGTTGCGGGCCGGCCAACCCCCACGGCCACCAGCTGCGCGCCCGGCGCGACGCACACGGCGTCCACGCCCACCACAGCTTCGACTCCCGCCACGTCGGCGCCCCAGCGATCGCCCACGGCGGCGCGGTCGCCACCGTCCTCGACGACCTGTTCGGATTCCTGCTCTACACCGTGGGGGAACTCGCCGTCACCCGCCACCTCGCCGTCGACTACCTCGCCCCGGTGCTGCTCTACACCCCCTACACCCTTCGCGCCCACATCCACGCCCGCGACGGCCGCAAACTGCACCTGCGAGCCACCATCGAAGACAACCACGCCCACGTGGTCACCACCGCCACCGCCGTGTTCCTCATCGTCGACATCGACCACTTCCTGACCCCACGACACACCACCCCCCACACCGATAACGCCCCGGCGGCGACCACGCCCACCGCACACGAAGACCAACAACGCCCGCATATGGACAGACCCTGACGTATTCCGCAAGCCGATCCTTGGGTTCGTGCGGTGATCGCAACACCACTGATCAAAGGGTGTTGCACATGGCCAAATATTCTCATCGGATGGTTCCGGAGATCTTTCAAACGTTCTGGGCGGGGATGGCTGCGGGTGAGTTCATCACGGACGCGGCCGAGGCGGCCGGCTCGTACCGCAAACAGGGTGCTCGGTGGGGTGCGCCCCCGGCGTGGCCGCAACCTCAAGGGCCGGTGTTTGACGTTCGCCGAACGTGAAGAGATCGCCATCGGCATCGCCGCAGGTCAAACGCTTCGTGACATCGCGAAAGCCCTGAACCGGAGTCCCTCGACGATCTCACGCGAGATCGCGCGCAACCGTGAGCCGTCCGGGCGGTACCGAGCCAGATCAGCGCACGCAGCCGCCTACCATCGGGCCTCGCGACCCAAACCGTCCAAGCTCGCCACCCACCCGCAGCTGCGTGAGACAGTGGAGAATCCCTGACCGAGCGCCATTCACCCGAACAGATCGCGGGCCGCCTCCAACTCGAGTTCCCCGACGATCCACAGATGCGCGTGAGCACCGAGACCATCTACCAATCGCTCTACCAACCCTCGCGCGGCGGACTCGAACACACCCTCACCCGATCGCTGCGGACCGGACGTGGGCTGCGCCGACCCAGCCGCAAGGCCGGCCAGCGCAAGAACCGTATCCCCGACATGGCCAACATCGCCGACCGCCCCAAAGACGTGAAAGACCGTGCAGTACCAGGACATTGGGAAGGCGACCTGATATGTACGCCGGTTTGTCAAGGGCGCAGGGCGAGGCGGCGTCCAGGACCGTCGTCGTGGGCGCCGCCTCTGTGGGCCCGGTCGATCTGGGGTGGTGGCGAGCGTGTCGGTTTCGACGCGTGGTCAACTCTGATATTCGCGGGTTGGGTACCGCAGGACGGTTGTTCGGCTGGAGTGGATCGCTCGTCTAATGTCGAGCGTGATCCCCACGTACAGTTGGAGATTGCTCATAGGTTCCTCGCGGATCACTCCCAGGCGCTGCCGTCACCACCGCATGATTCGTCCGGACGTTGTGGGGGGTTCCCGTTCCGGTCCTTGCTCAACGGTCGGTCGGCGACGAGGGGGCAAGGTGGAGTCCCCGCAGTGCAGCGAGGAGAACCGACCTTGCCGCCTGACGAGGTGACGACCACACTCGCAATCGGGGATGCGGAACGGGGACCCTGATTTCAGGTGTCGAGCACGGCCAGCGACCAACACCAGCCGGCGAGTTCGCGGGCGATCGCGGTGTTCGCCAGTGCGGGGCGTTTGTTACGGGCGTCGAACCCGGCCCAGCGGGCGTGCAGGCGCCGGTTTGCTTGCTGTCCGCGGGCACGGGCCGCGGGACTGGCCTGCTCCCAGCGGCGCCGCAGCTCCGCTCCGGGGCGATACCGGGGTCGGTGGTGTCAGGCGGCCTCGATGAGCAGTCGTCGGGCGTGGCCGTTGCCGGTCTTGGTGATCGATCCCTGCGAGCGCGACGTGCCCGAGGAGTGTTCGGTGGGCACCAGCCCGAGGTAGGCGCCGATTGAGCGTCCGGTCAGGCGCTGCCAGTCGCCGATCTCCACGGCCAGCCCGAACGCGGTCAGCGTCGAGACCCCGCGCAGGCAGCCGAGCCGAGTCACCACCGGGGTGTAGTCGCTGTCGGTGGCCATCGCCGCGATCGCCACATCCAGCCGATCCCGCCGGTCCACCGCCGCGAGCATGGTGTCGTAGGCAGTCTCGTACGCCAGCTGCAGACCGGGCGCATCGAAGTGCTGGGTGCGCAGCCAGGTGTCATGCACCTTCGTCCACGCGTGGCCGCCGTAGTAGACGATCCCTTGCCGCAGAAATAGTTTCGCCACCCGATGCCGGGCCGACATCAGATCCCCACGACAGTCCTCCCGGGCACGCACCAGATCCCGGGCCGCCTCCTGCTCGACGCTCGGCACCGCCACCTCGACAATCTGACCGAGGTGCAGCAGACGAGCCAGATGCCGCGCGTCGCGCGCGTCGGTTTTGACCCGATCTCCGGGCGGGCGCTGCAGCTTCGACGGTGCCGCGACCAGGCACTCGATGCCCACCGCGGTCAGTGACCTGGCCAGCCCGAAGCCGGTCGGCCCGGCCTCGTACGTCACCTTCACCGGATCCGGCAGCGACCGGATCCACTCGAATATCTCGCGATGAGCGGGCGTCAATCGGCGCTCGAACAGCTCACCGGTCCGCCCGTCGAGGCCGCACGCGACGACCGATCGTGCGTGCACATCCAATCCGACGCTCGTACGCTGATTCATTGCTGGGGCCTCCCACATCTTGTGGCTCTACCGGCCAGGACCCGTTTCCTGTCGGAAACCCACGTTCACATGTGCGTGGGGCCCCAGCCCAGCCCCTCATATCGTCTACACGGAGGGTCGGCGCCGTCTTCGCCCCGACAGTCCCCGAGGCGTCGCCCGTCCAGCCCGGTGGCTCGCGCCGGCTCCGGTTCGCGGGGTGTGCTCACACCAGAGCCACCGCCCGTGAACGTGCGTCCAGGTCGCGGGCGAGCAGACCCAGCATCTCGGCGTCCGGGTGCGCGAGTTCGGGAAGGTCCTTGGGCTGGTGATCGGAGGACGTCCGCGGCGAGTTGGGGCGCCGATATAGGTGGGGCTATGTCGTTCGCGTGGTCAAAGTGCTTAGTTCTCGCGGTGGTTCAGAGGTTCCACAGTCGGAGCAGCGCGGTCCGCAGGCTGGGGGAGGCGATTGTCGGCGGACATGAAAAACTGGATCTGGCGCAATTTTCGTGAAGCCGCTTGGCGTGTCACTGACCTGCATCGACGAGGTCGGGTGAGGATTCTCCGGGTGCGCTGAAGACGGTGTGCGGGTCCTACTCCCGCATCTGGCAAGTATCGATGTTTGTCGGTGTTTGGCGAGTCGGATCGACGATCCGAATCCAGGCCCGTTCCCGAGGTGACCGAGCGTGGTGCCCGCGGTGCGGTGGTGAGGCCACTCGTGTGCATTCGCGGTATCGCCGACAGTTGACCGACACCGCGATCGGCGGGCATCCGGTCTTGATCGATGTCCGGGCCCGCCGGTTCTTCTGCGACACCACTGACTGCGGGGCAAGAACTTTCGCCGAGCAGATCGCGGGGTTGACCGAGCGTTGGAGTCGGCGAACACCGGCGGGGACAGCGATGATCGAAGCGATCGGCCTGGCCGCGGCAGGACGGGCCGGCGCCCGACTCTCCGGCCGACTCGGTGTCGCCGTCAGCCGGGACACCCTGCTGCGGGCAGTGCGGTCGATACCCGACCGACCCATCGGTGAGGTGCCCGTCCTCGGTATCGACGACTTCGCACTCCGCCGAGGCCACGTCTACGGCACCGTCGGAAAGCCCGGAGTTCAGCCAAACTGAAGGAATCTCGGCGCGAACTCAAGGACAGTTGGACTCGGAACCAATGATAGTGCGTGGGTTCGCGGTCAACTGTGGAGGTCGTGGTGTTCTGCAGGGGTCTCGAGGAGGTGCCGGGCCGCGGCGGCATAGCGGATCGCGGTGCCCGGGCTGATGCCAACACTGCGGCGAGGTGGAGTGGGTCTGGGCCGTGCGTGAGTGATTCTTCGAGTTGACGATCGACGTGCAGCCGATCGAGGGTGGCAGTCAGCCCCCAGAATGCCCGGGTGATCCACACTTTGCCGACCGGGCAAGTGCGCACCGCGGTCACGCGGTTGACCAACAGGTGGGGGTTTGCTGTGTTGGGCCAGTGGGTGCGTCGGTAGCTCAGCCAGTCCGTCAGCGCTCGGTAGGTGAGGTCGTCCAATGGTCGGGATCGGCCGGCGATGGTCAGCCGACGGTCACCGAGGTCGACGTCGTCGAGCAGCAGCTCGCCGATGTCCTTGGAGCGGGCGGCGTGGATGGCGGCCAGGGCGACGGCGAGGCGGGTCGCTGGTGTGGTTGCCGCACCCGTCGCCTCGGTGATTTCGTTGTCTTCCAGTGGAAGTATGGCGCGGTGGGCTGCGATTGAGCAGGAACAGCTGGCAGATCACCATCGGCAGCAGCGTGTCGTCGTCACGTCCGAGCCGATAACCCCCACCCGGCAAGCACCCTACGAAGCCGGGCGATCTCGCCGTTGACTCGGTCGCGCCCGAAGATCCGCCACGACAGGGTCAGTCGTTGGAAGCTGCCGAGCCGGTGGAACTCAGTGAAGGAGCCCAGCAGGTAGGCGTGCGCGGCGAGGTAGGGGCGGACCTCGTCGCCGGCC
The genomic region above belongs to Rhodococcus sp. 4CII and contains:
- a CDS encoding transposase family protein, whose amino-acid sequence is MFVGVWRVGSTIRIQARSRGDRAWCPRCGGEATRVHSRYRRQLTDTAIGGHPVLIDVRARRFFCDTTDCGARTFAEQIAGLTERWSRRTPAGTAMIEAIGLAAAGRAGARLSGRLGVAVSRDTLLRAVRSIPDRPIGEVPVLGIDDFALRRGHVYGTVGKPGVQPN
- a CDS encoding PaaI family thioesterase, whose protein sequence is MTEDTPSTGTPSTGTPETAGPGPSEAEDWIRAFPVVPPEHADLPPHHDHCLGCGPANPHGHQLRARRDAHGVHAHHSFDSRHVGAPAIAHGGAVATVLDDLFGFLLYTVGELAVTRHLAVDYLAPVLLYTPYTLRAHIHARDGRKLHLRATIEDNHAHVVTTATAVFLIVDIDHFLTPRHTTPHTDNAPAATTPTAHEDQQRPHMDRP
- a CDS encoding IS30 family transposase, which gives rise to MTERHSPEQIAGRLQLEFPDDPQMRVSTETIYQSLYQPSRGGLEHTLTRSLRTGRGLRRPSRKAGQRKNRIPDMANIADRPKDVKDRAVPGHWEGDLICTPVCQGRRARRRPGPSSWAPPLWARSIWGGGERVGFDAWSTLIFAGWVPQDGCSAGVDRSSNVERDPHVQLEIAHRFLADHSQALPSPPHDSSGRCGGFPFRSLLNGRSATRGQGGVPAVQRGEPTLPPDEVTTTLAIGDAERGP
- a CDS encoding universal stress protein, yielding MTAYRTILVDTDGSDHSYRVVDQAAELAHATHARLLISCARHDIDERAFGTDLDRLGPDVYRLRGTAPTDAILRTAHQHALAHGATDIDTHILSEPTLHALLHLAATAAADLIVTGNPHRSSLLARLLSIPPIELARKAHCDILIATPPGDDTHGKHP
- a CDS encoding helix-turn-helix domain-containing protein; protein product: MRPRRGRNLKGRCLTFAEREEIAIGIAAGQTLRDIAKALNRSPSTISREIARNREPSGRYRARSAHAAAYHRASRPKPSKLATHPQLRETVENP
- a CDS encoding MFS transporter, which codes for MNTPGTDTVEIARWTRAQWWMLTVSCLAVALVVAAMAALYSALPQIAVATGATQAQLTWIVDGYTLVLACLVLPAGAIGDRYGRRGVLVAGLAVFSVASALPLLLADPVWLIAARALAGAGAALVMPSTLSILTAGFAPAHRGRAVGVWAGVAGSGAVLGILGTGLLLERWSWPSVFVGLTVAGVVLGGLACTIAESRQREHPPVDWVGAAAVAVAVAAIVFAVIEVPARGWADPLVAATAGVGVLATVVFVVIELRSSAPLLDVRLFARRGFGAGSLSVTIQFLVTFGVFLLLVQYLQLILGYGPLASALALAPMVVPLIVISVIAPWLSSLVGLRVMTVTGLLTIAAGLVLVSRFTVAAHYPDLLWPLLITSAGLGLCTAPATYAIVADTPEAKHGVAAAVNDAAREIGAAIGIAVAGSVLAAGYTHHIQPALPRLPEPARGPVADSLAAALQVADQAGPAAQPLAEFAKDAFVHGSSQAALALAALTAAGAIVLAVLAPGPTTRRSRTPRPHTSTPSRSNTPFS
- a CDS encoding IS3 family transposase; translation: MAPSTGGIGDSFDNALADNLRSTPQIELIYRPAIIFATRAEAEAALFRYIDGWYNPRRIQAGLRGLSSDEYERAYYDRPDGQEADIIEPELVGA